DNA sequence from the Streptomyces sp. NBC_01497 genome:
GACCGACCGCAACGGCAACCTGTGGGCATGGCTCGGCGACCCCGAGGCGGGCGACGCCGTCGTCACCGGATCCCACCTCGACTCCGTCCCCGACGGGGGCGCCTTCGACGGCCCCCTCGGTGTCGTGTCCGCCTTCGCGGCCCTCGACGAGCTCCGCGCCCGCGGCGCCCGGCCGACCAGGCCCATCGCCGTCACGGCCTTCGGCGACGAGGAGGGCGCCCGCTTCGGCGTCGCCTGCGTCGGCTCCCGGCTGTCCGCGGGGCAGCTCACCCGCGAACAGGCCCACGCCCTGCGCGCGACCGACGGCACCACGCTGCCGCAGGCGATGGAGGCCGCCGGCCAGGACCCCGACGCCATCGGCCCCGACCCCGAACGGCTCGGCCGCATCGGCGCCCTCGTCGAGTTGCACGTCGAACAGGGCCGCGCCCTCGACCTCACCGACAGCCCCGTCGGCCTCGCCTCCGCCGTGTGGCCGCACGGCCGCTGGCGGTTCGACTTCCAGGGCGAGGCGAACCACGCGGGCACCACCCGCCTCGAAGACCGCAGGGACCCGATGCTCCCCTACGCGGAGACCGTGCTCGCGGCTCGCCGTGAAGCGGAACTCGCCGGTGCCCTCGCCACCTTCGGCAAGGTCCTCGTCCAGCCGAACGGCGTCAACGCCATCCCCTCCCTCGTCAGTGCCTGGCTCGACTCCCG
Encoded proteins:
- a CDS encoding allantoate amidohydrolase, which produces MWADLARIGRDDATGGYRRYAWTGADAECRSWFRDQAAARGLRNETDRNGNLWAWLGDPEAGDAVVTGSHLDSVPDGGAFDGPLGVVSAFAALDELRARGARPTRPIAVTAFGDEEGARFGVACVGSRLSAGQLTREQAHALRATDGTTLPQAMEAAGQDPDAIGPDPERLGRIGALVELHVEQGRALDLTDSPVGLASAVWPHGRWRFDFQGEANHAGTTRLEDRRDPMLPYAETVLAARREAELAGALATFGKVLVQPNGVNAIPSLVSAWLDSRAADPASLDTVVAAVEAAAREAAARSGVELAVIRESFTPIVEFGHTLRDELARILGRSSTASLPVIPSGAGHDAGILSASVPTAMLFVRNPTGVSHSPAETAAEDDCVAGVRALADVLEGLACA